The Lacrimispora xylanolytica genome has a segment encoding these proteins:
- a CDS encoding BMC domain-containing protein produces the protein MSDKIETEMDVLSVFAQGNGSASTRRRRVVNMTVAGREISLAHVIGVSEASVYRNLGLDIGTNADVDFTGMSIGTINITPPESAVIGADIGVKSADVTIGFLDRFSGTLILTGPRIEVKTAVEEIVTYFKEELKYKTCPVTER, from the coding sequence ATGTCAGATAAGATAGAAACTGAAATGGACGTACTAAGTGTCTTTGCACAGGGAAATGGATCTGCAAGTACCAGACGGCGGCGCGTGGTTAATATGACTGTGGCAGGACGGGAGATTTCTCTGGCCCATGTAATTGGTGTTTCCGAGGCGTCGGTATATAGGAATCTGGGACTTGACATCGGTACCAATGCTGATGTTGATTTTACTGGTATGTCCATAGGGACCATTAATATAACACCTCCGGAATCCGCTGTGATAGGGGCAGATATCGGGGTGAAAAGTGCAGATGTTACCATTGGCTTCCTGGATCGGTTCAGTGGAACTTTAATACTTACCGGCCCCCGGATTGAAGTTAAAACGGCTGTGGAAGAAATTGTGACTTACTTTAAAGAAGAACTTAAATATAAGACCTGCCCGGTAACGGAGCGATAA
- a CDS encoding 5-methyltetrahydropteroyltriglutamate--homocysteine S-methyltransferase, giving the protein MSQIKNRAPFKFDIIGSFLRPEYLKEAREGFKNGTVTAEELRATEDKAIKELIEKQKEVGLPVITDGEFRRSWWHLDFMWGLKGVEKLELSHGYTFHDEVTRGESAGLLGKISGENHPFVEHFKFVKLFEDDNVTARQTIPAPAQFLAELERGDNLERTKAIYEDEESLIQDIAAAYRTVLADLYEAGCRNVQFDDCTWGMFCDTKYWEARQSGKKSVEEEAKKYVRVNNLAIEGQPEDLVINTHVCRGNYHSTWASSGGYAPIAPLLFGEEHVSAYYLEYDDDRSGDFEPLKYVDGDKQVVLGLITSKSPKLEEKQEIIAKIRKASKYVPLERLALSPQCGFASTEEGNILTEEDQWNKLRLVKEISEEIW; this is encoded by the coding sequence ATGAGTCAGATAAAAAATAGAGCCCCTTTTAAATTTGATATTATTGGAAGCTTCTTAAGACCGGAGTATTTAAAAGAAGCAAGAGAAGGTTTTAAAAATGGAACTGTTACTGCAGAGGAATTAAGAGCAACGGAAGACAAAGCCATTAAGGAACTGATTGAAAAGCAGAAGGAAGTTGGACTTCCCGTAATTACAGATGGAGAATTTCGAAGAAGCTGGTGGCATCTTGATTTTATGTGGGGGCTTAAAGGCGTAGAAAAGCTGGAACTGTCCCATGGTTATACATTTCACGATGAGGTGACGAGAGGAGAGTCCGCAGGCCTTTTAGGAAAAATTTCTGGAGAAAATCATCCCTTTGTGGAGCATTTCAAGTTTGTAAAGCTGTTTGAAGATGATAATGTAACAGCCAGGCAGACCATACCTGCTCCGGCTCAGTTTTTGGCAGAGCTTGAAAGGGGAGACAATCTGGAAAGAACCAAAGCCATTTATGAAGACGAGGAAAGTCTGATTCAGGATATTGCGGCAGCTTACCGGACTGTCCTTGCTGATCTCTATGAGGCAGGATGCAGAAATGTACAGTTTGATGATTGCACCTGGGGAATGTTCTGCGATACAAAATACTGGGAGGCCAGACAGAGCGGAAAAAAATCTGTGGAAGAGGAAGCTAAAAAGTATGTCAGAGTCAATAATCTTGCCATAGAGGGCCAGCCAGAAGATCTGGTCATCAACACCCATGTGTGCAGAGGAAATTATCACTCTACCTGGGCTTCTTCCGGCGGATATGCTCCCATTGCGCCCCTCTTATTTGGAGAGGAGCATGTATCTGCATATTATTTGGAATATGACGATGACCGCTCTGGCGACTTTGAGCCCTTAAAGTATGTAGATGGTGACAAGCAGGTAGTTCTTGGCCTCATTACTTCAAAATCTCCAAAGCTGGAGGAAAAACAAGAGATCATTGCAAAGATCAGAAAGGCCTCCAAATACGTTCCTCTTGAGCGTCTTGCCTTAAGTCCTCAGTGTGGCTTTGCATCTACCGAGGAGGGCAATATATTAACAGAGGAAGATCAGTGGAATAAGTTAAGACTGGTAAAAGAGATTTCAGAAGAAATCTGGTAA
- a CDS encoding LysR family transcriptional regulator, protein MTLQQLRYIITIVNCGSISEAAKQLYITQPSLSNAVKELEQEYGISIFNRTSKGISLSSDGTEFLSYARQVLEQTDLMEQHYLHKKPLKRICSISTQHYAFAVNAFVNLVSRQDHEEYEFTLREARTYEIIEDVKNFRSELGILYLNDFNEKVLRKLFKESGILFHPLFDASPHVFISSSHPLSSREFVTMNDLDPFPFLAFEQGEKNSFYFSEEILSTVPRKKIIYVSDRATLFNLLIGLNGYTICSGILNSNLNGDNIIAIPLKTTEYMRIGWIENPRVHLSIFAENYLEELKRLILCDGLQLCNEE, encoded by the coding sequence ATGACCTTACAACAGCTTCGCTACATCATAACCATTGTCAACTGCGGTTCCATATCAGAAGCAGCCAAACAACTGTATATCACTCAGCCCAGCCTTTCAAATGCTGTGAAGGAGCTGGAACAGGAGTATGGTATCTCTATCTTTAACAGAACCTCCAAGGGCATTTCTTTATCCTCCGATGGGACGGAATTTCTTTCCTATGCCAGACAGGTGCTGGAACAGACGGATTTAATGGAGCAGCATTACTTACACAAAAAACCTTTGAAACGAATCTGTTCTATTTCCACTCAGCATTATGCCTTTGCCGTAAATGCGTTTGTAAATCTGGTGTCCAGGCAGGATCATGAGGAATACGAATTTACCCTTCGGGAAGCCAGGACTTATGAAATCATTGAAGATGTGAAAAATTTCAGAAGTGAGCTTGGAATCTTATATCTGAACGATTTCAATGAAAAGGTTTTAAGAAAATTGTTTAAAGAAAGCGGAATTTTATTTCATCCTTTATTTGACGCATCTCCTCATGTATTTATAAGCTCTTCTCATCCTCTCTCTTCCAGGGAGTTTGTTACAATGAATGATTTGGATCCATTCCCATTTCTGGCCTTTGAACAGGGAGAAAAGAACTCCTTTTATTTTTCTGAAGAAATACTTAGTACGGTTCCCCGTAAAAAAATCATCTATGTCAGCGACCGTGCCACCCTCTTTAACCTGCTCATTGGCTTAAATGGCTATACCATATGCAGCGGAATCTTAAACAGCAATTTAAACGGAGATAACATCATAGCCATTCCATTAAAGACCACTGAATATATGAGGATTGGCTGGATTGAAAATCCCAGAGTTCATTTAAGCATCTTTGCGGAAAATTATCTGGAAGAACTGAAACGCCTGATTCTGTGTGACGGCCTTCAACTGTGTAATGAGGAATGA